One stretch of Camelus bactrianus isolate YW-2024 breed Bactrian camel chromosome 21, ASM4877302v1, whole genome shotgun sequence DNA includes these proteins:
- the MRPL9 gene encoding large ribosomal subunit protein bL9m, producing the protein MAAAAWAAPGRALLRTGAERLLRGGVRELLRPRREGGVPGPERDFSLSHNRGTVIVERWWKVPLAGEGRKPRLHRRHRVYKLVEDTKHRPKDNLELILTQSVEELGVRGDLVSVKKYVGRNRLLPQGLAVYASPENKKLFEEEKLLRQEGRLEKIQTKAGEATVKFLRSCHLEVGMKNNVKWELNPEIVARHFLKNLGVVVAPHALKLPEEPITQRGEYWCEVTVNGLDTVRVPMSVVNFERPKTKRYKYWLAQQAARGMAPTSSQTI; encoded by the exons ATGGCGGCGGCCGCCTGGGCCGCCCCGGGCCGGGCTCTGCTGCGGACCGGCGCTGAGCGGCTGCTGCGGGGAGGAGTTCGGGAGCTCCTCCGCCCGCGACGTGAAGGGGGCGTCCCCGGCCCGGAGCGCGACTTCAGCCTCTCTCACAATCGG GGCACGGTCATTGTGGAGCGCTGGTGGAAGGTTCCGCTAGCGGGAGAGGGCCGGAAGCCGCGCCTGCACCGGCGGCATCGCGTCTACAAGCTGGTGGAGGACACGAAACACCGGCCCAAAGACAACCTGGAGCTCATCCTCACGCAGTCGGTGGAGG AACTTGGAGTCCGAGGTGACCTGGTCTCAGTGAAGAAATATGTGGGCCGTAATCGACTACTTCCTCAAGGACTGGCTGTATATGCATCTCCTGAAAATAAGAAGCTATTTGAGGAGGAGAAATTG CTGAGGCAAGAAGGAAGATTAGAGAAGATCCAGACCAAGGCAGGTGAGGCG ACAGTGAAATTTCTGAGAAGTTGTCACCTGGAGGTGGGGATGAAGAACAATGTCAAATGGGAGCTAAACCCTGAAATAGTTGCTCGCCACTTCCTCAAAAAT CTTGGTGTTGTGGTCGCCCCACATGCACTGAAGTTACCAGAAGAGCCCATCACACAGCGGGGCGagtactggtgtgaggtgacg GTAAATGGACTTGACACCGTGCGGGTACCTATGTCTGTGGTGAACTTTGAGAGGCCCAAGACCAAAAGATACAAGTACTGGTTAGCCCAGCAAGCTGCCAGGGGAATGGCTCCCACCAGTTCCCAGACGATCTGA